A region from the Fusarium graminearum PH-1 chromosome 4, whole genome shotgun sequence genome encodes:
- a CDS encoding DNA-directed RNA polymerases II 24 kDa polypeptide, translated as MDIDHVPTDAKSKEVVRLWRAWRTVHEMVADREYELAEEEVKISLDRFRDEYCNPDGSINRNKLSFSARPSTAMMRKFTPPATAANPDPVADCGPIWIEFLADKTFGVSQIRAFASYVISNNYKTGIMITHVPLSPAARRSLASVESLAKIECFLEDDLLVNITHHELVPKHVLLSREEKIALLKRYRLKETQLPRILQKDPVARYLGLKRGHVVKIIRNSETAGRYASYRLCV; from the exons ATGGATATCGATCACGTTCCCACAGACGCCAAGTCAAAGGAGGTTGTCCGGCTTTGGCGGGCATGGAGGACTGTCCATGAGATGGTCGCGGACCGA GAATACGAGctcgctgaggaggaagtcaagaTCTCTCTCGACCGCTTCCGCGACGAGTATTGCAACCCCGACGGTTCTATCAA CCGCAACAAACTCTCATTCTCGGCGCGCCCTAGCACAGCCATGATGCGCAAGTTTACTCCTCCCGCGACAGCAGCCAACCCCGATCCTGTTGCCGACTGTGGCCCTATCTGGATCGAGTTCCTTGCCGACAAGACTTTCGGTGTGAGCCAGATTCGAGCATTCGCCTCATACGTGATCTCAAACAACTACAAGACCGGCATCATGATAACTCACGTCCCTCTTTCTCCCGCCGCCCGAAGGTCGCTTGCTAGCGTCGAATCACTTGCGAAGATTGAGTGTTTCCTCGAGGACGActtgcttgtcaacatcacccaCCACGAGCTTGTTCCCAAGCATGTTCTCCTTTCCCGTGAGGAGAAGATCGCTCTTCTCAAGCGCTATCGTCTTAAGGAGACCCAGCTCCCTCGTATTTTGCAGAAGGATCCTGTTGCTCGTTACTTAGGCCTCAAGCGAGGTCacgttgtcaagatcatccgAAACAGTGAAACAGCTGGTCGATATGCCAGTTACCGATTGTGTGTATAG